One window from the genome of Leptospira broomii serovar Hurstbridge str. 5399 encodes:
- a CDS encoding penicillin-binding protein 1A: MKKEPVDFLARYFVTLFRERIQKYLDSENPVRKLVYLCLGLVFANGFLFVFSVKDIWRVPQANLYEKPSLLYGVNTDGKYEPIAEFYRFSRIVLTESDLPGGWDNKVIRCFESTEDNNFRSHRGLDIRGILRAAMVNLIAGRVKEGASTITQQVARLKFLNTERSFLRKAREAWLALLLEAKFDKKTLMEIYLNEIPLGHGTIGAGAAARFYFRKDIKDLSWGEAALLASLTTRPKEFSPLVNPLTSESKVRVVFKKLVENGILDVQTAEKEFDAFSEYYITLNRSPNDSAFSDRLNRFPYFTEYVRKNLARYIPKTQLYEGGLKIYTTLNIQHQSQAEKALAAGLKQQTQLSNQRAFTKIDAFEDAYGDVYEILARLHDIPEFKFKISRSFRTFNRAWQEDIRDELSVLNLISGTESLGEVVDWSYKTQATEDHLLPVEGALISIRPDTGYITAMVGGSGFRSDNQQIRAFQAYRQPGSAFKPLVYASAMEYYHQHPDPKKNVTAASLFDDSPLQYVLEDGDEWNPTNYSGEYSGFIRLRQALELSRNSVAVRLLEHTGLNNLLPNLEKLLQIENRNLPRDFSIALGSFEVSPFELARAYSVFASGGKQILPLSVLYVEDDKGNLVKDFRKEYENKERKQLISPEVSYIITSMMEDVIRKGTGTGARSYGLTRPAAGKTGTTNNFRDAWFAGYTPELVGVVWVGYDTGTLSLGKGMSGAVVAAPIWGRFMANALSKEKSKPFDFGEVRIVRRTICSISGKLPGSHCHQTEEEVFDKDTVPTEICDDHRGLGEPNSPATQRPTPIKKKKPNLFEGDEDVIR, from the coding sequence ATGAAAAAAGAACCCGTAGATTTTCTCGCCCGCTATTTCGTTACTCTCTTCCGGGAACGCATCCAGAAATATTTGGATTCAGAGAACCCGGTCCGGAAACTTGTTTATCTTTGCTTAGGGCTCGTATTCGCGAACGGTTTTCTTTTCGTTTTTTCGGTAAAGGATATTTGGCGAGTTCCCCAAGCGAACCTTTATGAAAAACCCTCTCTACTTTACGGAGTGAATACCGACGGAAAGTACGAGCCGATCGCGGAGTTTTATCGTTTTTCCAGAATCGTACTGACCGAATCCGATCTCCCAGGCGGCTGGGATAATAAAGTGATTCGCTGCTTCGAATCTACGGAAGATAATAATTTCCGATCGCATAGGGGTCTGGATATTCGAGGGATTTTGCGGGCCGCAATGGTCAATTTAATCGCCGGCCGGGTCAAGGAGGGAGCATCCACCATTACCCAGCAAGTCGCAAGATTAAAGTTTTTGAATACGGAACGATCCTTTCTAAGAAAAGCCAGGGAAGCTTGGCTCGCTCTATTATTGGAAGCGAAGTTTGATAAAAAAACTTTAATGGAGATCTATCTTAACGAGATCCCTCTCGGCCACGGAACGATCGGGGCCGGAGCGGCCGCGCGGTTCTATTTTAGAAAAGACATCAAAGATTTGAGCTGGGGAGAAGCGGCGCTTTTAGCCAGCTTGACGACGCGCCCTAAGGAATTCTCCCCTCTCGTAAATCCACTCACTTCGGAAAGTAAAGTCAGAGTCGTGTTTAAGAAACTGGTAGAAAACGGAATTTTGGACGTGCAAACTGCGGAAAAAGAATTCGACGCATTTTCTGAATATTATATTACTTTAAATAGGTCCCCTAATGATTCGGCCTTTTCGGACCGATTGAATCGATTCCCCTACTTTACCGAATACGTCCGCAAAAATCTCGCCCGATATATCCCGAAGACCCAACTCTACGAAGGCGGTCTAAAAATATACACAACCCTGAATATCCAGCATCAAAGCCAGGCGGAAAAAGCCTTGGCTGCCGGTCTCAAACAGCAAACGCAATTATCAAACCAGCGAGCGTTTACGAAGATCGATGCGTTCGAGGATGCATACGGGGACGTATACGAAATCTTGGCGAGATTGCACGATATCCCGGAGTTTAAATTCAAAATATCGCGTTCTTTCAGGACCTTTAACCGTGCTTGGCAGGAAGATATTCGGGACGAACTTTCAGTTTTGAATTTAATTTCCGGAACGGAAAGCCTGGGTGAAGTGGTGGATTGGAGTTATAAAACCCAAGCTACGGAAGACCATTTACTTCCGGTGGAAGGCGCGCTTATATCGATTCGTCCCGATACGGGTTACATCACTGCGATGGTAGGCGGCTCGGGGTTTCGTTCGGATAATCAACAAATACGCGCTTTCCAGGCATATAGACAACCAGGTTCTGCGTTTAAACCTCTCGTTTATGCGTCAGCCATGGAATACTACCATCAGCATCCCGATCCGAAAAAAAACGTGACCGCTGCATCTTTGTTCGACGATTCCCCCTTACAGTACGTCCTTGAAGATGGAGATGAATGGAATCCGACGAACTATTCCGGAGAATATTCAGGATTTATACGATTGAGACAAGCGCTCGAACTTTCTCGAAATAGCGTCGCAGTCCGGCTATTGGAACACACCGGATTAAATAATCTATTACCCAATCTGGAAAAACTTCTACAAATCGAAAACAGAAATCTTCCTCGAGATTTTTCAATCGCATTAGGAAGTTTTGAAGTATCTCCGTTCGAACTAGCGAGAGCTTATTCGGTTTTCGCGTCCGGCGGAAAACAAATCCTCCCCTTGAGCGTTCTCTATGTGGAAGATGATAAAGGAAATCTAGTAAAAGATTTTCGAAAAGAATACGAAAACAAAGAGCGTAAGCAATTAATCTCTCCGGAAGTCAGTTACATCATTACCTCGATGATGGAGGACGTGATCCGAAAAGGGACTGGAACGGGAGCAAGATCTTACGGACTTACTCGTCCTGCGGCAGGCAAAACGGGAACCACGAATAATTTTAGAGACGCCTGGTTCGCCGGATATACTCCCGAATTGGTCGGCGTTGTCTGGGTCGGTTACGATACCGGAACACTTTCTCTAGGTAAAGGAATGTCCGGAGCGGTTGTCGCGGCTCCGATCTGGGGTCGCTTCATGGCAAACGCGCTGTCTAAGGAAAAATCTAAGCCTTTCGATTTTGGCGAGGTGAGAATCGTTCGAAGAACAATTTGTTCCATCTCGGGAAAACTTCCCGGAAGCCATTGCCATCAAACCGAAGAGGAAGTTTTCGATAAAGATACGGTCCCTACCGAAATATGCGACGACCACCGAGGACTGGGAGAACCTAATTCTCCGGCGACCCAACGCCCTACGCCGATCAAAAAGAAAAAACCGAATCTTTTTGAAGGGGACGAAGACGTAATTCGTTAG
- a CDS encoding alpha/beta hydrolase, translating into MSFFLKSITQTSHLCIVAFLFSCGPSFAELIERRTSNSYASTQAMEVFFVTVRSTNPAAQVACSNAYFMVFGNQVQKTGSCVVSVPADREVGEIPFGLGARDKFFQFLEHRINAGNLSIEESDKLWWSRIEEDPFDEIIVFVHGFNVGFEEAVLRTAQLKYDLKFPGRVVTFTWPAGGDASLLGSLLLKNTYEKNLISARSSREPFKIFLKRMIKTGKKIHLLVHSMGHQVALKPIAEIAKESSNSFIHELVLNAPDYETGEFILLLDPLLRSSSRITLYCSPGDSALLASSQIHQTGRLGNCSKFPGVDVVNVNPIDSSMISLGHGYYSSRPILTDLYQLFLGVKADKRLFIRKSYGNENYVLRN; encoded by the coding sequence ATGTCTTTCTTCCTAAAAAGTATCACTCAAACTTCACACCTTTGTATCGTAGCTTTCCTTTTTTCCTGCGGACCTTCTTTTGCGGAATTAATCGAACGAAGGACCTCCAACTCGTACGCATCCACTCAAGCAATGGAAGTTTTTTTTGTAACTGTACGATCCACGAATCCTGCAGCTCAGGTTGCTTGCTCGAACGCGTATTTTATGGTTTTCGGGAACCAAGTGCAAAAGACCGGAAGTTGCGTGGTCAGCGTCCCCGCAGACAGGGAAGTCGGTGAAATTCCTTTCGGACTCGGTGCGAGAGATAAATTCTTTCAATTTTTAGAGCACAGAATTAACGCGGGGAACCTATCTATCGAAGAATCCGATAAGCTTTGGTGGAGTAGAATCGAAGAAGATCCCTTTGATGAAATCATCGTATTTGTCCACGGCTTCAACGTCGGATTCGAGGAGGCCGTTTTGCGCACCGCCCAATTGAAATACGACTTAAAATTTCCGGGTCGCGTCGTGACGTTTACGTGGCCTGCCGGAGGAGACGCCTCGCTTTTAGGTTCCCTACTTCTGAAAAATACGTATGAAAAAAACCTGATTTCGGCCAGATCTAGCAGGGAACCATTTAAAATTTTCTTAAAGAGAATGATCAAAACTGGAAAAAAAATCCATTTACTAGTTCATTCCATGGGACATCAAGTCGCGCTCAAGCCCATCGCCGAAATCGCAAAAGAATCTTCGAATTCGTTTATTCATGAACTAGTGTTAAACGCACCGGACTACGAAACTGGGGAATTTATCCTTTTACTCGATCCTTTGTTAAGATCGTCCTCAAGAATTACCTTATATTGTTCACCGGGAGATTCGGCTTTACTTGCCTCTTCACAGATTCACCAGACAGGTCGCCTCGGTAACTGCTCGAAATTTCCCGGCGTCGACGTAGTTAATGTGAATCCCATCGATTCTTCGATGATTTCCTTAGGTCACGGATATTATTCATCCAGGCCGATTCTTACCGATCTATATCAGCTTTTCTTAGGGGTAAAGGCCGACAAGCGCCTCTTCATCCGAAAATCCTACGGAAACGAAAACTACGTCCTTCGTAACTGA
- a CDS encoding histidine kinase dimerization/phosphoacceptor domain -containing protein → MLTKPKILVVEDEIIVAVNLGQKLKKLGYDLVGITSSGEEAIQKAEENHPDLVLMDINIEGNLDGIQTAEVLRNRFQTPVIYLTAYADENTLNRAKRTQPLGYIVKPFESDQLRSSIEVALYKNEVEFKNRKSEESLKSTLNKIESGIITTDENGLVVFCNPAAEQITGLNFSECIGQPLSKILKIKDNLGNQRQIPISELLGQNNNVSWDGLVVISAMGKKIPVSINTSPILNTEEKVTGFITVLRTEDSDDPGQSYLKEIHHRIKNNLTIISSILSMNANHLKDQESVDIFKESQHRIHAVALLHEVLYENHDLSSISFDLYVRKLTDLLFEVYKVDRSKFKLTLDIQECRIPSETGMNCALIINELLTNSFKHGFVGRETGEILVRFFKNDGNFILEVKDDGVGLPAQAIRNRNPHSLGLSLVDSFVKLLHGKLELENSSGCLARLSFPVKK, encoded by the coding sequence ATGCTCACGAAACCGAAAATTCTCGTGGTTGAGGACGAAATCATCGTCGCCGTTAATTTAGGACAAAAACTAAAAAAACTGGGTTACGATCTCGTGGGAATTACCTCTTCGGGAGAGGAGGCCATTCAAAAGGCCGAAGAGAATCATCCGGATCTAGTATTAATGGACATTAATATTGAAGGGAATCTGGACGGAATACAGACTGCGGAAGTATTACGAAATCGATTTCAAACCCCCGTCATTTATCTTACGGCATACGCCGACGAAAATACTCTTAACAGGGCAAAAAGAACCCAGCCGTTAGGATACATCGTAAAACCCTTCGAATCCGATCAACTTAGATCTTCCATCGAAGTTGCATTGTACAAGAATGAAGTGGAATTTAAGAATCGAAAAAGCGAAGAGTCGCTAAAATCGACTTTGAATAAAATCGAATCGGGTATCATTACTACCGACGAGAACGGCCTTGTGGTATTTTGCAATCCTGCCGCCGAGCAAATCACCGGACTTAATTTTTCTGAATGCATCGGGCAACCGCTTTCTAAAATCCTGAAAATAAAGGACAACTTAGGAAATCAGCGACAGATTCCGATTTCTGAACTTCTAGGTCAGAATAATAACGTGAGCTGGGACGGATTGGTAGTCATCAGCGCAATGGGAAAGAAAATCCCCGTTTCGATCAACACCTCTCCGATTTTAAATACGGAAGAGAAAGTAACCGGCTTTATCACGGTACTTCGAACCGAAGATTCAGACGACCCTGGCCAATCCTATCTAAAAGAAATTCATCATCGAATTAAGAACAATCTTACTATCATCTCCTCCATATTAAGTATGAACGCGAACCATCTTAAGGATCAGGAAAGCGTCGATATCTTTAAGGAGAGTCAGCATAGAATCCACGCAGTGGCTCTTCTACACGAAGTTTTATATGAAAACCACGATCTTTCGTCCATCAGTTTCGATCTATACGTTCGGAAATTGACGGATCTTTTATTCGAAGTCTATAAAGTGGACAGAAGCAAATTTAAACTGACCTTGGATATTCAAGAATGTCGAATTCCGAGCGAAACTGGAATGAATTGCGCACTGATTATTAACGAACTTTTAACAAATTCTTTTAAACACGGATTCGTCGGTCGCGAGACAGGAGAAATCTTAGTCCGATTCTTTAAGAACGACGGGAATTTTATCTTAGAAGTGAAGGACGATGGAGTCGGATTGCCTGCCCAGGCAATCCGGAACCGCAATCCACATTCGTTAGGGCTTTCCTTAGTGGACTCTTTCGTAAAATTATTGCATGGAAAGCTGGAATTGGAAAATTCCTCGGGCTGTCTCGCCCGTCTCTCTTTTCCCGTTAAGAAGTAA
- a CDS encoding tetratricopeptide repeat protein, protein MGFRELIRSAIQRERQREFTKAFNLYKESLNFTENPKTVLKVKNRQAWCQYYIGNTRETLNLFQELLDKFTLHPESHLHYSNYLIKVHNYKLAKKILGKAVESFPDQLELYLTLASLLKDTDRSNEAIAVLKQALSQEKLSRGRGIKRKDIWAELGYLYFQRGDYNSALASLKTAMRMDEEETFLHYDMIAQCYLKVSDHKNALKFIDLYIKYFGESDADILVIKARAHAQLGESHLACASLLQAYSMENGLKLSAEDMVDFGPLLQTGFFDTLENVEIDEA, encoded by the coding sequence GTGGGATTTCGGGAATTGATACGCAGCGCCATTCAAAGGGAGAGGCAACGGGAATTTACAAAGGCCTTTAATTTGTACAAAGAATCTTTGAATTTCACCGAAAATCCTAAAACAGTCCTAAAAGTAAAGAATCGTCAAGCCTGGTGCCAATATTACATCGGAAATACCCGGGAAACTTTGAATTTGTTTCAGGAACTCTTGGATAAATTCACCCTCCATCCGGAAAGTCATCTTCATTACTCGAATTATCTAATCAAGGTTCACAATTATAAACTCGCAAAAAAGATTTTAGGGAAAGCTGTGGAATCTTTTCCGGACCAACTTGAGTTGTATCTAACTCTAGCTAGCCTCTTGAAGGACACGGATCGATCTAACGAAGCGATTGCGGTTTTAAAGCAGGCCTTATCGCAGGAAAAACTTTCCCGCGGACGCGGAATCAAAAGAAAGGATATATGGGCAGAGTTAGGTTACCTTTATTTTCAGAGAGGCGACTATAATTCCGCCCTCGCATCTTTAAAAACCGCCATGAGGATGGATGAAGAGGAAACTTTCCTGCATTACGATATGATCGCGCAATGCTATTTGAAAGTGAGTGATCATAAGAATGCTTTAAAATTCATCGATCTTTACATTAAATACTTCGGAGAATCCGACGCGGACATCCTGGTTATTAAGGCTCGAGCGCACGCGCAACTCGGGGAAAGTCACCTGGCCTGTGCGTCCCTCCTGCAAGCATACTCGATGGAAAACGGATTAAAACTTTCCGCCGAAGATATGGTGGATTTCGGCCCGTTGCTGCAAACAGGTTTCTTTGATACCCTGGAAAACGTCGAAATCGACGAAGCTTAA
- a CDS encoding peptidoglycan DD-metalloendopeptidase family protein, protein MIFKKPRQLTAGKELLRTDNFTLIYLGSFHFHYSFYFKGNLYHGSVDFRRRKFRMIPAIASILFVIFFLGIWMSPSNASMETKVDEISENDSEDLKAKKGDEKFLEESEKAKLTILMANEIRNPADKKKQLKVITYKVKRNESLSEIATRFKVSMESIAGSSNINLEEALYPGQILQIPNKQGLLYKVKAGDTIARVASLYKVNLDEILEENKLDDLDVLRPGQKVFLPGAVIPDPTPKWVVPVSSHIVTSNFGWRTFPQHKFHEALDLKANYEAVMAARNGKVIFAGWMGGYGNAIVVEHNDDFKTLYAHNSRLNVKRGDYVVGGKKIATSGCTGYCFGPHLHFEVIHKGKSVNPAKYLKGLAFKKGSKPNH, encoded by the coding sequence ATGATCTTTAAGAAGCCCAGACAGCTAACCGCCGGAAAAGAACTACTCCGGACGGATAATTTCACGCTGATTTATCTTGGCTCTTTCCACTTTCATTATTCCTTTTATTTTAAAGGTAATCTATATCACGGAAGTGTCGACTTCCGAAGACGAAAATTCCGGATGATCCCTGCAATTGCCTCGATACTTTTCGTGATCTTTTTCCTCGGGATTTGGATGAGCCCGTCCAACGCGTCTATGGAAACCAAAGTCGACGAAATCTCCGAAAACGATTCGGAAGATCTGAAGGCCAAAAAAGGGGACGAGAAGTTTTTGGAAGAATCCGAAAAAGCTAAACTCACCATTTTAATGGCAAATGAGATTCGCAATCCGGCGGATAAAAAGAAACAACTAAAGGTAATAACGTACAAGGTTAAACGTAATGAGTCCCTCTCCGAAATTGCGACTCGTTTCAAAGTTTCCATGGAATCGATCGCAGGTTCGTCCAATATCAATTTGGAAGAAGCATTATATCCCGGTCAAATATTGCAAATACCGAATAAGCAGGGACTTCTTTACAAAGTCAAGGCAGGAGATACAATCGCACGGGTTGCGTCTTTATACAAAGTTAATTTGGACGAAATCCTGGAGGAAAACAAACTCGATGATTTGGATGTCCTCCGTCCTGGACAAAAGGTATTCCTACCCGGAGCAGTCATCCCGGATCCGACTCCAAAATGGGTGGTTCCGGTTTCTTCGCACATCGTCACGTCCAACTTCGGATGGAGAACCTTCCCGCAGCACAAATTTCACGAGGCATTGGATTTAAAAGCCAACTATGAAGCAGTAATGGCGGCTCGTAACGGGAAGGTCATCTTTGCCGGCTGGATGGGCGGTTACGGAAACGCGATCGTTGTGGAGCATAACGACGACTTTAAAACCTTATATGCGCATAACTCTCGCTTAAACGTAAAACGGGGAGACTACGTGGTAGGTGGAAAGAAAATCGCTACTTCCGGTTGCACCGGTTATTGCTTCGGACCCCATTTACATTTTGAAGTCATTCACAAAGGCAAATCCGTAAATCCGGCCAAATATCTGAAAGGCTTAGCTTTCAAAAAAGGGTCTAAACCGAATCATTAA
- a CDS encoding zinc dependent phospholipase C family protein has translation MAGKITHLEALSQVCKHLDHGSQEQRKIARLLREENTRKYANIGAIAPDIFYFYHILSPRRTKKATDWGDISHHEKVFELVTSFLDRILSTEEGMYRDRFLAFTLGYIIHCAVDIVTHPYIFFISGDYYSSNKEIGNLAQYNHMRVEFAIDSWLLDFRWGMTPKAYDFVHHVDVIHKAKDGKRKMDPMLWHFWLNGLKETFPELFRSKYLGSEDKIIPGDILNESFLGYLQFHKYLDSRSRFVRAALGLIDKISFHKVKSSVLMLPLKENIDKRIMNEEKRDWSYPADPSLVRNDSFIELLNKSCDVAKDAVTTAWDYLHDKTSRATFLKEYQGYNLDTGLRYHGIDKMKQFSPL, from the coding sequence ATGGCAGGCAAAATCACCCATCTGGAGGCCCTATCGCAAGTGTGCAAACACTTGGACCATGGCAGTCAGGAACAGCGCAAAATCGCAAGGCTGTTACGGGAAGAAAATACCCGTAAGTACGCGAATATAGGCGCGATCGCTCCCGATATTTTTTATTTTTATCATATTCTCTCCCCAAGAAGAACCAAAAAGGCGACGGACTGGGGTGATATCAGTCATCACGAAAAAGTTTTCGAACTAGTGACCAGTTTTTTGGATCGAATCCTTTCAACCGAAGAGGGAATGTACCGGGATCGATTTCTCGCGTTCACTCTAGGATATATCATTCATTGTGCGGTTGATATCGTCACCCATCCTTATATATTTTTTATTTCCGGGGACTATTATAGTTCGAATAAGGAAATCGGAAACTTAGCCCAATACAATCATATGAGAGTAGAATTTGCCATCGATTCTTGGTTATTGGACTTCCGCTGGGGGATGACGCCGAAAGCGTACGATTTCGTGCATCATGTGGACGTAATCCACAAGGCAAAAGACGGAAAACGGAAAATGGACCCGATGCTCTGGCATTTTTGGCTCAATGGATTGAAAGAGACTTTTCCGGAACTGTTTAGGTCTAAATACTTGGGCTCGGAAGACAAAATCATTCCGGGAGATATTCTAAACGAATCCTTTCTGGGTTATTTACAATTTCATAAATACCTCGATTCTAGAAGCCGTTTCGTACGTGCCGCACTGGGTCTTATCGATAAAATTTCGTTTCACAAAGTAAAATCCTCCGTTCTAATGCTTCCTTTAAAGGAAAATATTGATAAGAGAATTATGAATGAGGAAAAAAGAGATTGGTCCTATCCCGCAGATCCGTCTCTTGTACGCAACGATTCGTTTATCGAATTACTCAACAAGTCCTGCGATGTCGCAAAGGACGCGGTTACGACGGCTTGGGATTATTTGCATGATAAAACGTCCAGGGCGACCTTTTTGAAAGAATACCAAGGATACAACTTAGATACAGGATTACGTTACCACGGAATCGACAAGATGAAACAATTCTCCCCGCTATAA
- a CDS encoding crotonase/enoyl-CoA hydratase family protein, which produces MKTSFEFFEIVPRNDGTAIVYLNRPDKRNAMDWSFWRDLPDVIEEIDSASEIRAFVIAARGKSFSTGLDLDSFFQQFGSIVQGSYGDDRKKFYNLILQMQKGINAVYDSSKPSIAAVHKHCIGGGLDLISACDIRYATLDASISLREAKVAIVADMGSINRLPGIIGQGHTRELAFTGKDIDGSEAYRIGLVSKLFDTQEKLMEGALATATEIAANPKIVVQGAKEVMNYAEGKPLDAGLNYVALWNSSFLDSRDFREASLSFKERKRPEYNRL; this is translated from the coding sequence ATGAAAACTTCTTTCGAATTCTTCGAAATTGTCCCGAGAAATGACGGAACTGCGATCGTTTATTTGAATCGTCCTGATAAAAGAAATGCCATGGACTGGAGTTTCTGGAGAGACCTTCCGGACGTGATAGAAGAGATTGATTCCGCATCGGAAATCAGAGCCTTCGTCATAGCCGCTCGCGGTAAGTCTTTTTCAACCGGGTTGGACCTGGATTCATTTTTTCAGCAATTCGGGAGCATAGTGCAGGGAAGTTACGGAGATGATCGTAAGAAATTCTACAATCTTATCCTGCAGATGCAAAAAGGAATTAACGCGGTTTACGATTCCTCTAAGCCGTCGATTGCAGCAGTACACAAACATTGTATCGGCGGAGGATTGGATTTGATTTCGGCTTGCGATATTCGCTATGCGACTTTGGATGCAAGCATTTCTCTTCGTGAAGCGAAGGTAGCCATTGTTGCGGATATGGGATCGATCAATCGATTGCCGGGTATTATTGGGCAAGGTCATACGCGTGAACTTGCCTTTACGGGAAAGGATATAGACGGATCTGAAGCATACAGAATCGGTCTCGTTTCGAAATTATTCGATACGCAGGAAAAACTCATGGAGGGAGCGCTCGCAACCGCAACTGAAATCGCCGCCAATCCGAAAATCGTAGTTCAAGGTGCTAAAGAAGTCATGAATTATGCGGAAGGCAAGCCGCTGGACGCGGGATTGAATTACGTTGCTCTCTGGAATTCGAGTTTTTTGGACTCCAGAGATTTCAGAGAGGCCTCGCTATCCTTTAAGGAGAGAAAGCGTCCCGAATATAATAGGCTCTAA
- a CDS encoding bactofilin family protein: protein MAIGKDNNNSVIGPGSIFEGKFYIAGSLRIDGKFEGEIKTDDALFIGETGKVRTNISAREVIVAGTLIGNIKAEAEVRLEETGRLLGDIIAPALSLAKGVVAKGNITVTGGQKKDVKKIVEESFGGTRTLDNGKEE from the coding sequence ATGGCCATCGGTAAGGACAATAATAACAGCGTAATCGGCCCCGGTTCTATCTTCGAGGGTAAATTTTATATCGCTGGCTCCCTACGCATCGACGGAAAATTCGAGGGAGAAATTAAGACCGACGACGCACTCTTTATCGGAGAAACGGGAAAAGTCCGAACCAATATCTCGGCTAGAGAGGTCATAGTCGCGGGCACTTTAATAGGAAATATTAAGGCGGAAGCCGAAGTTCGACTCGAAGAAACGGGACGCCTCTTAGGAGACATTATCGCCCCTGCCCTATCCCTAGCAAAAGGGGTGGTTGCAAAAGGGAATATAACTGTTACCGGCGGACAAAAGAAGGATGTTAAGAAAATCGTGGAAGAATCCTTCGGCGGAACCAGAACTTTGGATAACGGGAAGGAAGAATAA